In Chthonomonadales bacterium, a single genomic region encodes these proteins:
- the lepA gene encoding elongation factor 4 translates to MEGYTQDHIRNFCIIAHVDHGKSTLADRILEMTGAIAERDMQDQLLDTMDIERERGITIKMTAVRLRYTAEAGDEYELNLIDTPGHVDFTYEVSRSLAACEGAILVVDAAQGVEAQTLANVNLAYNNGLTLVPVINKIDLPAAEPERVRDEIESVLAIEAHDAVLASAKQGIGTRDILEQIVRNVPPPSGDPTAPLRALVFDSHFDAHQGVVCYVRIVDGALRPGDRVRFMATGKEFEVTSVGVFRPRMESTTDLKAGEVGFLAASIKTIGEANVGDTVTLAARPASAALPGYRKAKPMVFCGLYPVDSADYPDLREALEKLQLNDAALSFEPETSAALGFGYRCGFLGLLHMEIIQERLEREFGLQLIATSPSVIYRVDRTDGRAEDIDNPARLPEPTLIAAIEEPYVDATVFIPSTYVGTVMDLARDRRGEFVRMEHPAPDRVMLHYRLPLAEILMDFFDQLKSRTRGYASFDYEPAGYRESKLIKLDILLNGEVVDALSFITHRDKAYPRARALASRLREVVPRQQYEVRIQAAIGGKIIAAESVKPFRKNVTAKCYGGDITRKRKLLEKQKEGKRRMKQIGSVEIPQEAFLSVLKIGES, encoded by the coding sequence ATGGAAGGCTACACCCAGGACCACATCCGCAACTTCTGCATCATCGCGCACGTCGACCACGGCAAGTCGACGCTGGCTGACCGCATCCTGGAGATGACCGGCGCGATCGCCGAGCGGGACATGCAGGACCAGCTCCTCGACACGATGGACATCGAGCGCGAGCGGGGGATCACCATCAAGATGACCGCCGTGCGCCTGCGGTACACCGCCGAGGCGGGCGACGAGTACGAGCTCAACCTGATCGATACCCCGGGGCACGTCGACTTCACCTACGAGGTATCGCGGTCGCTCGCCGCCTGCGAGGGCGCCATCCTGGTGGTGGACGCCGCGCAGGGCGTCGAGGCGCAGACCCTGGCCAACGTCAACCTCGCCTACAACAACGGCCTGACGCTCGTCCCGGTCATCAACAAGATCGACCTGCCGGCGGCCGAGCCCGAGCGGGTGCGCGACGAGATCGAGAGCGTCCTGGCGATCGAGGCGCACGACGCGGTGCTGGCGAGCGCCAAACAGGGGATCGGAACGCGCGACATCCTCGAGCAGATCGTGCGCAACGTGCCCCCACCGTCCGGCGATCCGACCGCGCCGCTCCGCGCACTCGTCTTCGACAGCCACTTCGACGCCCATCAGGGGGTCGTGTGCTACGTCCGGATCGTCGACGGGGCGCTGCGGCCCGGCGACCGCGTCCGCTTCATGGCCACGGGCAAGGAGTTCGAGGTTACCAGCGTCGGGGTGTTCCGGCCGCGTATGGAGAGCACGACGGACCTGAAGGCCGGCGAGGTCGGCTTCCTGGCGGCGAGCATCAAGACGATCGGCGAGGCCAACGTCGGCGACACGGTGACGCTCGCGGCGCGCCCGGCATCGGCAGCGCTGCCCGGTTACCGCAAGGCCAAGCCGATGGTCTTCTGCGGGCTCTATCCGGTCGACAGCGCGGACTACCCGGATCTGCGCGAGGCGCTGGAGAAGCTCCAACTCAACGACGCCGCCCTCTCTTTCGAGCCGGAGACCTCCGCGGCGCTCGGCTTCGGCTACCGCTGCGGTTTTCTCGGGCTCCTGCACATGGAGATCATCCAGGAGCGGCTGGAGCGCGAGTTCGGGCTGCAGCTGATCGCCACGTCACCCTCCGTCATCTACCGCGTAGACCGCACCGACGGGCGCGCCGAAGACATCGACAACCCGGCGCGACTTCCGGAGCCCACGCTGATCGCGGCCATCGAGGAGCCCTACGTCGACGCGACCGTGTTCATCCCCTCGACCTACGTGGGAACCGTGATGGACCTGGCCCGCGACCGCCGCGGCGAATTCGTGCGAATGGAGCATCCGGCGCCGGACCGGGTCATGCTGCACTACCGGCTGCCGCTGGCCGAAATCCTGATGGACTTCTTCGACCAGCTCAAGAGTCGCACGCGGGGCTACGCCTCGTTCGACTACGAGCCGGCCGGCTACCGCGAGTCCAAGCTCATCAAGCTCGACATCCTGCTGAACGGCGAGGTGGTGGACGCCCTCTCGTTCATCACGCACCGCGACAAGGCGTATCCTCGCGCCCGCGCGCTGGCCTCCAGGCTGCGCGAGGTTGTGCCGCGGCAGCAGTACGAGGTGCGCATCCAGGCCGCCATCGGCGGCAAGATCATCGCGGCCGAGTCCGTCAAGCCCTTCCGCAAGAACGTCACCGCCAAGTGCTACGGCGGCGACATCACGCGCAAGCGCAAGCTGCTGGAGAAGCAGAAGGAGGGCAAGCGGCGCATGAAGCAGATCGGCAGCGTCGAGATCCCGCAGGAAGCGTTCCTCAGCGTGCTCAAGATCGGCGAGTCTTGA
- a CDS encoding copper amine oxidase N-terminal domain-containing protein translates to MRLLTIGRAAALGILFCAASAAASAQDITVRVNGETVSFPGTQPREVGGRVLVPLRGVLEDMGAHVRWRPDDNTVVATRGQTRIVLPIGRRDARVDGRRVRLDVPAMIVNGSTMVPLRFVSESLGAEVHWRSATRTVAISTSDEYARRYRQDENNDYGNDRDGNDNDSSSVTRTTLPVGTVIPVKLQTDLSSNDNREGDAFTATVDQGESAAGLPDGTRFEGVVTTAIASTKGKPGVLQLDVRRVIFPDGTSRAIDASITSLDAKNVERGEDGRLRAKATGNSEQWKWVGIGAGAGYLISSLTNGNRLVDALLGAGAGYLYNALQKKGAGAVHLDEGTEFGVRLDRRLAFSRR, encoded by the coding sequence ATGAGACTGCTCACGATAGGCCGGGCCGCCGCGCTCGGCATCCTGTTCTGCGCCGCGAGCGCGGCCGCATCGGCCCAGGACATCACGGTTCGCGTGAACGGCGAGACCGTGAGCTTCCCGGGTACGCAGCCGCGGGAGGTCGGCGGGCGCGTCCTCGTGCCGCTGCGCGGCGTCCTGGAGGACATGGGCGCACACGTGCGGTGGAGGCCCGATGACAACACCGTCGTGGCCACGCGCGGCCAGACGCGAATCGTGTTGCCGATCGGCCGCCGCGATGCGCGGGTCGACGGCCGCCGAGTCCGGCTCGACGTGCCCGCGATGATCGTGAACGGATCGACGATGGTGCCGCTGCGCTTCGTGAGCGAGTCGCTCGGCGCCGAGGTTCATTGGCGGTCCGCGACGCGCACCGTCGCCATCAGCACCAGCGATGAGTACGCGCGCCGCTACCGGCAGGACGAGAACAACGACTACGGCAACGACCGCGATGGTAACGACAACGACTCGTCGTCGGTCACACGGACGACTCTGCCCGTGGGCACGGTGATCCCGGTCAAGCTGCAGACCGACCTGAGCAGTAACGACAACCGCGAGGGCGACGCCTTCACGGCGACGGTCGACCAGGGCGAGTCCGCCGCCGGCCTTCCGGACGGAACGCGCTTCGAGGGCGTGGTGACCACGGCGATCGCCTCAACGAAGGGCAAGCCCGGCGTGCTGCAGCTCGATGTGCGCCGCGTGATCTTCCCGGACGGGACCAGCCGCGCGATCGACGCGAGCATCACCTCCCTTGACGCCAAGAACGTGGAACGCGGCGAGGACGGCCGCCTGCGGGCGAAGGCCACGGGCAACTCCGAGCAGTGGAAGTGGGTCGGCATCGGCGCGGGCGCCGGCTACCTGATCAGCAGCCTGACGAACGGCAACCGACTGGTCGACGCGCTGCTCGGCGCGGGCGCCGGCTATCTGTACAACGCCCTGCAGAAGAAGGGCGCGGGCGCTGTCCACCTGGACGAGGGCACCGAGTTCGGCGTCCGGCTGGATCGGCGTCTGGCGTTCAGCCGCCGCTAG
- a CDS encoding PAS domain-containing protein: MALSAGAARPTVRDAMLRLSQRLTEPLEVRDIARALAATARELFHGDAFFFSLLEVGGSLTGVYAEDTPHDALGPVEVPFGGGMRIGETMRGVLDGHPCVINRSAPPRETVPFGCTDRLSRSLLYAPVTWHARVVAVLSVQSYTPCRYAETDLSLLQVMANLAGAAVARSWAERALRESEERLNLVLKGANDGFWDWDLAAGSIYRCPRWHAMLGYGSEEIPPNPEAWRALVHPEDRPHVLRALDDHLEGRTDAYEEEYRVRARSGAWIWVLDRGRVVARGADGSATRAAGTQADVTHRKRAEADLAEANAGLEAALGRAQRLALDAEAASRAKGAFLANMSHEMRTPMNGVIGMAEILLGTALDPEQRECAQALRLSAGKLLRLVNDVLDLSRIESGRLAIEAEPVDLRQLVADVIANSSPEALAGGPRIHSRVDAEVAHVRIDPAHVRQILGNLVANAVKFAPSGEVVVTAERVLAEGGTASLRLTVRDTGIGIPEDRQEAVFQAFTQVDGSVTRRYGGAGLGLTIVRQLVLLMRGTVSVESAAGRGSTFRVDLPLDAEPASARPVPASGSSPAPAVAALDRERLAQASGGDAQFEQELLDELVASTGDYLSEASAALAAGDVARVCASAHALRGSAATVGAAALERVCSALERAARSGAAEEARDLLARLAVEADRLVEIAAARGRGQTA, from the coding sequence ATGGCCCTCTCCGCGGGCGCGGCTCGCCCGACCGTGCGCGACGCGATGCTGCGCCTGTCGCAGCGGCTGACCGAGCCGCTCGAGGTGCGCGACATCGCCCGGGCGCTGGCCGCGACTGCGCGCGAGCTCTTCCACGGAGACGCCTTCTTCTTCAGCCTGCTCGAGGTAGGCGGGTCCCTGACGGGCGTCTATGCCGAGGATACGCCGCACGATGCCCTGGGGCCCGTCGAGGTGCCGTTCGGGGGCGGCATGCGCATTGGCGAGACGATGCGCGGCGTCCTGGATGGTCACCCCTGCGTGATCAATCGGTCGGCGCCGCCGAGGGAGACGGTACCCTTCGGCTGCACCGATCGGCTCTCGCGCTCGCTGCTCTACGCGCCAGTGACCTGGCACGCCCGTGTGGTGGCGGTCCTCTCGGTACAAAGCTACACCCCCTGCCGTTACGCCGAGACGGACCTGAGCCTTCTTCAGGTGATGGCCAACCTGGCCGGAGCGGCCGTGGCGCGTTCGTGGGCGGAGCGCGCCCTGCGCGAGAGCGAGGAGCGGCTGAACCTCGTCCTCAAAGGCGCCAACGACGGCTTCTGGGACTGGGACCTTGCTGCTGGCTCCATCTACCGCTGCCCGCGCTGGCACGCCATGCTCGGCTACGGCTCGGAGGAGATTCCGCCGAATCCAGAGGCTTGGCGCGCGCTCGTGCACCCCGAGGACCGGCCCCACGTCCTCCGCGCCCTCGACGACCACCTGGAGGGCCGCACGGACGCCTACGAGGAAGAGTACCGCGTTCGCGCGCGCTCCGGCGCGTGGATCTGGGTTCTGGACCGTGGACGCGTTGTCGCGCGCGGCGCAGACGGCTCGGCGACACGTGCCGCCGGTACGCAGGCGGACGTGACCCACCGCAAACGTGCCGAGGCCGACCTTGCGGAGGCCAACGCCGGCCTTGAAGCGGCGCTCGGCCGCGCACAGCGCCTCGCGCTGGACGCCGAGGCGGCGAGCCGGGCCAAGGGCGCCTTCCTGGCCAACATGAGCCACGAGATGCGAACGCCGATGAACGGCGTCATCGGCATGGCGGAGATCCTGCTCGGAACGGCCCTCGACCCCGAGCAGCGCGAGTGTGCGCAGGCCCTCCGACTGAGCGCCGGGAAGCTGCTCAGGCTCGTCAACGACGTGCTTGACCTGTCGAGGATCGAGAGCGGCAGGCTCGCCATCGAGGCCGAACCAGTCGATCTGCGGCAGCTCGTGGCCGACGTGATCGCCAACTCGTCCCCCGAAGCGCTCGCCGGGGGGCCGCGCATCCACTCGCGCGTCGACGCGGAGGTGGCACACGTACGGATCGACCCGGCCCACGTTCGACAGATCCTGGGGAACCTTGTGGCCAACGCGGTGAAGTTCGCGCCATCGGGCGAGGTCGTGGTGACGGCGGAGCGAGTGCTGGCCGAGGGCGGCACGGCATCGCTGCGACTGACGGTCCGCGACACGGGCATCGGCATCCCCGAGGATCGGCAGGAGGCCGTGTTCCAGGCGTTCACGCAGGTCGACGGATCCGTGACGCGCCGCTACGGCGGCGCCGGGCTCGGCCTGACGATCGTGCGCCAGTTGGTGCTGCTCATGCGCGGTACCGTCTCAGTCGAGAGCGCCGCGGGGCGCGGCAGCACCTTCCGGGTCGATCTGCCGCTCGACGCGGAGCCCGCGAGCGCACGGCCGGTGCCGGCGAGCGGGTCCAGCCCGGCGCCGGCGGTGGCTGCCCTGGACCGCGAGCGGCTCGCGCAGGCATCCGGCGGCGACGCGCAGTTCGAGCAGGAGCTTCTCGACGAGCTCGTGGCCTCGACCGGCGACTACCTTTCGGAGGCGAGCGCCGCGCTGGCCGCGGGCGACGTGGCGCGCGTGTGCGCGAGCGCCCACGCTCTGCGCGGCAGCGCCGCGACGGTCGGCGCCGCGGCGCTCGAGCGCGTCTGCTCGGCGTTGGAGAGGGCCGCGCGCTCCGGCGCCGCCGAAGAGGCGCGCGACCTGCTCGCCCGGCTCGCCGTCGAGGCCGATCGACTCGTGGAGATAGCCGCCGCCCGGGGGCGTGGGCAGACCGCCTGA
- a CDS encoding phytanoyl-CoA dioxygenase family protein: MLSAEQRAHWESDGYVRLGQVADERLLSSMQTRIDDLMLGNLPNEHIWFQPDSETGRYGDVPSTNGRWAGATLAYRKIERLERDPVFLAYVQHPVFRAITRELVGENVSIFRAMFMNKPARKGTHLPYHQDAGTQWGLDRDPFMTIWTALDDATVANGCVQVIPGSHRLGLLSEHGHTITAEQEIQHARDEASAFLEARAGEALLLHNLLLHRSGINETDRPRRAFSVVYMDAATRDATGRGREFPRVFGEGAMATATA; encoded by the coding sequence ATGCTGTCGGCGGAGCAGCGTGCGCACTGGGAGAGCGATGGCTACGTGCGCCTCGGCCAGGTGGCGGACGAGCGCCTGCTCTCCTCGATGCAGACCCGCATCGACGACCTGATGCTCGGTAACCTGCCCAACGAGCATATCTGGTTTCAGCCGGACTCCGAGACCGGCCGGTACGGCGATGTTCCCTCCACGAACGGGCGCTGGGCCGGGGCCACCCTCGCCTACCGCAAGATCGAGCGCCTCGAGCGCGACCCCGTGTTCCTTGCCTACGTCCAGCACCCCGTGTTCCGCGCCATCACCCGTGAGTTGGTCGGCGAGAACGTCTCCATCTTCCGCGCCATGTTCATGAACAAGCCCGCGCGCAAGGGGACCCATCTCCCCTATCACCAGGATGCCGGCACGCAGTGGGGCCTGGACCGCGACCCGTTCATGACGATCTGGACGGCGCTCGACGACGCCACCGTCGCGAACGGATGCGTTCAGGTCATTCCCGGCAGCCATCGCCTCGGCCTTCTCTCGGAACACGGCCATACCATCACGGCGGAGCAGGAGATCCAGCACGCGCGCGACGAGGCGAGCGCCTTCCTGGAGGCACGCGCGGGCGAGGCGCTGCTGCTCCACAACCTGCTGCTGCACCGCTCGGGCATCAACGAGACCGATCGCCCGCGGCGCGCCTTCAGTGTCGTCTATATGGACGCGGCGACGCGCGACGCGACGGGCCGCGGCCGGGAGTTCCCGAGGGTCTTTGGCGAGGGCGCGATGGCGACCGCCACGGCCTGA
- a CDS encoding DUF4380 domain-containing protein, whose product MKHWALPGLLIALLAPLPEASARADVRVERVSYHGWPEAYRLSNGTVDLVVVPEIGRIMRYGYLGRPNVLWENAGLRGKTLDPARPSPEWVNFGGDKLWPAPQSAYWPPDPHLDGAPQTVTIMSGTRLRMESPRSAKLGIRFVRVIALADSGTGVRIRNTVVNDSRDEVEVSVWEVTQISEPAWAALDVYRRGRFPRGYYVFPDSAPAAGALTARRGEVRLRRDPRQAGKIGADSPRGRVRARVGRVVFSVSAPFEKDALYPDQGCAQEIWSNPDPLRYMELELLGPIVRLRSGAAQTLETRWRLERARD is encoded by the coding sequence ATGAAGCACTGGGCGCTGCCGGGCCTGCTCATCGCCCTCTTGGCGCCGCTGCCCGAAGCGAGCGCGCGCGCCGACGTGCGCGTGGAGCGCGTGAGCTACCACGGCTGGCCGGAAGCCTACCGCCTGAGCAACGGCACCGTCGATCTCGTCGTCGTACCCGAGATCGGGCGCATCATGCGCTACGGCTACCTGGGCCGCCCCAACGTGCTCTGGGAGAACGCCGGCCTGCGCGGCAAGACCCTCGACCCGGCCCGCCCGAGCCCGGAATGGGTGAACTTCGGTGGCGACAAGCTCTGGCCGGCGCCACAGAGCGCCTACTGGCCGCCAGACCCCCACCTCGACGGCGCGCCGCAGACCGTCACCATCATGAGCGGCACGCGCCTGCGCATGGAGTCACCCCGGAGCGCGAAGCTCGGCATCCGCTTCGTGCGCGTGATCGCCCTGGCCGATTCCGGCACCGGCGTGCGCATTCGCAACACCGTCGTCAACGACTCGCGCGATGAAGTCGAGGTGTCGGTGTGGGAAGTGACCCAGATCAGCGAACCGGCCTGGGCCGCGCTCGACGTGTACCGGCGCGGGCGGTTCCCGCGCGGCTATTACGTCTTCCCGGACTCGGCGCCGGCCGCCGGGGCGCTGACTGCGCGGCGAGGCGAGGTGCGGCTGCGCCGGGACCCGAGGCAGGCCGGCAAGATCGGGGCGGACTCGCCGCGCGGCCGGGTCCGCGCGCGGGTTGGCCGAGTGGTCTTCAGCGTCTCCGCGCCCTTCGAGAAGGACGCTCTGTACCCGGACCAGGGCTGCGCCCAGGAGATCTGGTCGAACCCGGATCCACTCCGGTACATGGAGCTCGAGCTCCTCGGCCCCATCGTGCGGCTGCGGTCTGGCGCCGCTCAGACGCTCGAGACGCGCTGGCGACTCGAGCGCGCGCGCGACTGA
- a CDS encoding metallophosphoesterase family protein translates to MAPTLRFREDGSFTVVQITDTHYQNGEPRDLQTLDLLQSVVDAERPDLVVLTGDVIAGGACLDPADSWRKLVAPLESRGQLWMAVFGNHDDEGGATRADLMEVQREHPHCLSEPGPPNLPGVGNYVLPIAAGDGRLAAALYGIDSLSYAPRAVEGYAWVTREQIGWYLGVAAALAPVHAEGRSAEEAVRAAREAALVPRSSPERSTLPALAFMHIPLPEYDEVWDHRACRGSKHESVCCPKLNSGLFAAMVEAGDVMGVFVGHDHVNDFEGELHGVRLCYGRGSGYNTYGREGFPLGARVIRLREGHRGFETWIRLHAGGIAPAPPEHAPKGRVLTEEG, encoded by the coding sequence ATGGCCCCGACGCTTCGGTTCCGCGAGGATGGGTCGTTCACCGTCGTCCAGATCACCGACACCCACTACCAGAACGGCGAGCCCCGCGACCTCCAGACGCTCGATCTGCTCCAGTCCGTCGTCGACGCCGAGCGCCCGGACCTCGTGGTGCTGACCGGCGACGTGATCGCGGGCGGCGCTTGCCTCGACCCGGCCGACTCCTGGCGGAAGCTCGTCGCCCCGCTCGAGAGTCGCGGCCAACTGTGGATGGCCGTCTTCGGCAACCACGACGACGAGGGCGGCGCCACCCGTGCCGACCTGATGGAAGTGCAGCGCGAACACCCGCATTGCCTCTCCGAGCCCGGCCCGCCCAACCTGCCCGGAGTGGGCAACTACGTGCTCCCCATCGCGGCCGGCGACGGCCGTCTGGCCGCAGCGCTCTACGGCATCGACTCCCTGAGCTACGCCCCGCGTGCCGTCGAGGGCTACGCTTGGGTGACGCGCGAGCAGATCGGTTGGTACCTCGGGGTTGCCGCCGCGCTGGCGCCGGTGCACGCCGAGGGCCGCAGCGCAGAGGAGGCCGTCCGCGCGGCGCGCGAGGCCGCCCTCGTGCCTCGGTCCTCGCCCGAGCGCTCCACGCTGCCCGCACTGGCCTTCATGCACATCCCGCTTCCGGAGTACGACGAGGTGTGGGATCACCGCGCGTGCCGTGGCAGCAAGCACGAGTCCGTGTGCTGCCCGAAGCTCAACAGCGGGCTCTTCGCCGCCATGGTGGAGGCGGGCGACGTGATGGGCGTCTTCGTGGGCCACGATCACGTGAACGACTTCGAGGGAGAGCTGCACGGAGTGCGGCTCTGTTACGGCCGCGGCAGCGGCTACAACACGTACGGGCGCGAGGGGTTTCCGCTGGGCGCGCGCGTCATCCGTCTGCGCGAGGGCCATCGCGGGTTCGAGACCTGGATTCGCCTGCATGCCGGCGGGATAGCTCCGGCGCCGCCAGAGCACGCTCCCAAGGGCCGCGTCCTCACGGAGGAGGGTTAG